In one window of Haloimpatiens sp. FM7315 DNA:
- a CDS encoding nucleoid-associated protein: MEYVNDITINEAIIHVLDNNGEEPLLNEELLNLNDEVYEFLFKHIQRIFKDEELKYAVFNENRNIIKDISQEYLNCENSLVEVSKEIANQMFSLMKSNGNIPSCDLVVASIFTEYGPMLGIIKMDYVKNYAHKIDYEKGKMGINIITQFTGLPASGQKIQKAAFIKLLKEENDVDLMVLDKQKNTKNKEEYGSNYFINNYLGCSLISNERDMTKNFLNAAEKWTRNNLSENADVAEKVRSTIKKSVLKEDTIDVDRVCDELFEEPEVKSNFKEFVKDAGVDDKLTVDKEWVDKKLKRVRLKIDKEIDLYINEEVYHDNSKFEIQRNGDGTINMVIKFVKNYIEK, encoded by the coding sequence TTGGAATATGTAAATGACATAACCATTAATGAAGCTATAATTCATGTGCTTGATAATAATGGTGAAGAGCCTTTATTAAATGAAGAGCTATTGAATTTAAATGATGAGGTTTATGAATTTTTATTTAAGCATATACAAAGGATATTTAAGGATGAAGAACTAAAATATGCTGTATTTAATGAAAACAGAAATATAATTAAAGATATATCACAGGAATATTTAAACTGTGAAAATAGTTTAGTTGAGGTTTCAAAAGAAATAGCAAATCAAATGTTTTCATTAATGAAATCAAATGGAAACATACCTTCTTGTGATCTTGTGGTTGCTAGTATTTTTACGGAATATGGTCCTATGCTTGGGATTATTAAGATGGATTACGTAAAAAATTATGCTCATAAAATCGATTATGAAAAGGGAAAAATGGGAATAAATATTATAACACAATTCACAGGACTTCCCGCTAGCGGGCAAAAAATACAAAAAGCTGCCTTTATTAAATTATTGAAGGAAGAAAATGACGTGGATTTAATGGTTTTAGATAAACAAAAAAATACTAAAAATAAAGAAGAGTATGGAAGTAATTACTTTATAAATAATTATTTAGGTTGCTCTTTAATTAGTAATGAAAGAGATATGACAAAAAACTTTTTAAATGCCGCTGAAAAATGGACTAGAAATAATTTAAGTGAAAATGCTGATGTAGCTGAAAAGGTTAGAAGTACCATTAAGAAGAGTGTATTAAAAGAGGATACTATAGATGTGGATAGGGTATGTGATGAGCTTTTTGAAGAGCCAGAGGTAAAAAGCAATTTTAAGGAGTTTGTTAAGGATGCAGGTGTAGACGATAAGTTAACAGTTGATAAAGAATGGGTTGACAAAAAACTTAAAAGGGTAAGGCTTAAAATTGATAAAGAAATAGATTTATACATAAATGAAGAAGTTTATCATGATAATAGCAAATTTGAAATTCAAAGAAATGGTGATGGAACAATTAACATGGTTATAAAATTTGTTAAAAATTACATTGAAAAATAG
- the fba gene encoding class II fructose-1,6-bisphosphate aldolase — MALVTTKEMFKKAFEGKYAIGAFNINNLEIIQGVVRGCKTKNSAVILQVSKGALGYAGAEYLKKMVEAAIDETGIDIALHLDHGPDFETVKEVIAAGFTSVMFDGSHYSFEENIAKTKEIVDYAHERGVVVEAELGRLAGVEDDVKVADHEAIYTDPNEALEFVKRTGVDSLAIAIGTSHGAYKFKGEAKLRFDILQEITEKLEAAGFHNYPIVLHGASAVDAKFVQMCNDFGGDIAGAKGVPAEMLRKASSMAVCKINMDTDLRLAMTGSIRKVFGEKPKEFDPRKYLGPARDAIEKLVEDKIDNILGSENSLK, encoded by the coding sequence ATGGCATTAGTAACTACAAAAGAAATGTTTAAAAAAGCTTTTGAAGGTAAATATGCAATAGGTGCTTTTAACATTAATAACTTAGAAATAATTCAAGGTGTTGTAAGAGGATGTAAAACTAAAAATTCTGCAGTTATACTTCAAGTATCTAAAGGAGCTTTAGGTTATGCTGGAGCTGAATACTTAAAGAAAATGGTTGAAGCTGCAATAGACGAAACTGGTATTGATATAGCTCTTCACTTAGATCACGGTCCGGATTTTGAAACAGTTAAAGAAGTTATAGCTGCTGGATTCACTTCAGTTATGTTTGATGGATCTCACTACAGCTTTGAAGAAAATATAGCAAAAACAAAAGAAATAGTTGACTATGCTCATGAAAGAGGAGTAGTAGTTGAAGCTGAACTTGGAAGACTTGCAGGAGTTGAAGATGATGTTAAAGTAGCTGATCATGAAGCCATCTACACAGATCCAAATGAAGCTTTAGAATTTGTAAAAAGAACTGGAGTAGATTCACTAGCTATAGCTATTGGAACTAGCCACGGTGCTTATAAATTTAAAGGTGAAGCTAAATTAAGATTTGATATACTTCAAGAAATAACTGAAAAATTAGAAGCAGCTGGATTCCACAACTACCCAATAGTACTTCACGGTGCTTCTGCAGTTGATGCTAAATTCGTTCAAATGTGTAATGATTTTGGTGGAGACATAGCTGGAGCTAAAGGAGTTCCTGCTGAAATGTTAAGAAAAGCTTCTTCAATGGCTGTATGCAAAATAAATATGGATACAGACTTAAGATTAGCTATGACAGGTTCTATAAGAAAAGTATTTGGAGAAAAGCCAAAGGAATTTGACCCAAGAAAATACTTAGGACCTGCAAGAGATGCTATAGAGAAGTTAGTAGAAGATAAAATTGACAATATATTAGGTTCTGAAAACTCTTTAAAATAA
- the sdaAB gene encoding L-serine ammonia-lyase, iron-sulfur-dependent subunit beta yields MTNFSVFDIIGPIMIGPSSSHTAGAARLAKIASIIAGDGIQKVKFLLHGSFAKTYKGHGTDRALVAGILKMEPWDERLRVSFDIAKKNNIDIEFIESDLGDVHPNTVKFIITKKDGTVIEVMGSSVGGGNIVVTNIEGREVDFRGDYPTVIIEQKDTPGMISKITSLMYEENINIAFMRVYRNSKGSKATMTFETDSIISDEIVNKINAVEGIENVKVINPVMEGEE; encoded by the coding sequence ATGACAAACTTTAGTGTATTTGATATTATTGGACCTATTATGATAGGACCATCTAGTTCACACACAGCAGGAGCTGCAAGACTTGCAAAGATAGCAAGTATAATTGCAGGTGATGGAATCCAAAAAGTAAAATTTCTACTTCATGGGTCTTTTGCTAAAACCTATAAAGGTCACGGAACAGATAGGGCCCTTGTAGCTGGTATATTGAAAATGGAACCTTGGGACGAAAGATTGAGAGTTTCTTTTGATATTGCTAAAAAGAATAATATAGATATAGAATTTATAGAATCTGATTTAGGAGATGTACATCCCAATACTGTTAAATTTATAATAACAAAAAAGGATGGAACAGTAATAGAAGTTATGGGATCTTCAGTAGGTGGAGGTAATATAGTAGTTACCAACATTGAGGGGAGAGAAGTAGACTTTAGAGGAGATTATCCTACAGTTATAATTGAGCAAAAGGACACTCCAGGAATGATTTCTAAAATAACTTCTCTTATGTATGAAGAGAATATAAATATAGCATTTATGAGAGTTTATAGAAATAGTAAGGGTTCTAAGGCTACTATGACTTTTGAAACTGATAGCATAATTTCAGATGAAATTGTAAATAAAATAAATGCAGTAGAAGGCATTGAAAACGTAAAAGTTATAAACCCAGTTATGGAAGGAGAAGAGTAA
- a CDS encoding YegS/Rv2252/BmrU family lipid kinase, giving the protein MQRVKFIYNPYSGENTIVSDIDKVIKIHQKYGYSVIPYRISLEHEVEEAFEDSNEKYDYILVAGGDGTVDKVVNCMKEKDIDVPVAILPVGTANDFAKLIDMPLDVEEACEKILNSKVDNVDLGKVNDKYFLNVASTGLFTDISQKTDSNLKNAIGKLAYYVKGLEQLPKFRKLGIKVQSKEMNFDGDMFLMLVFNGKTAGNLNLAYKAEIDDGLLDVIIIKAGMIKDMIPLFIKIMKGEHLESVNGLIYFKTEKLHIECFEDIVTDIDGERGPDFPLDVECVRNGLKILGINNKE; this is encoded by the coding sequence ATGCAAAGGGTAAAATTTATATACAATCCATATTCTGGAGAAAACACAATTGTTTCAGATATAGACAAAGTTATAAAAATACATCAAAAATATGGATATTCTGTTATACCTTATAGGATAAGTTTAGAGCATGAGGTAGAAGAAGCTTTTGAAGATTCAAATGAAAAATATGATTATATATTAGTAGCTGGTGGTGATGGAACTGTAGATAAGGTAGTAAATTGTATGAAGGAAAAAGACATTGATGTCCCTGTTGCAATACTACCTGTAGGAACTGCTAATGATTTTGCTAAATTAATAGATATGCCTTTGGATGTGGAAGAGGCCTGTGAGAAAATATTAAACAGTAAAGTTGATAATGTAGACCTTGGCAAGGTCAATGATAAGTACTTTTTAAATGTTGCTAGTACAGGTTTATTTACGGATATATCACAAAAAACTGATTCAAATCTAAAAAATGCTATTGGCAAATTAGCATATTATGTAAAAGGACTAGAACAACTTCCTAAATTTAGAAAATTGGGAATTAAAGTTCAATCAAAAGAAATGAATTTTGATGGTGATATGTTTTTAATGCTGGTGTTTAATGGAAAAACTGCTGGAAATCTAAATTTAGCTTATAAAGCAGAGATAGATGACGGTCTTTTAGATGTAATTATAATAAAAGCAGGTATGATAAAAGATATGATACCTCTATTTATTAAAATAATGAAAGGGGAACATTTAGAAAGTGTAAATGGACTAATATATTTTAAAACTGAAAAATTACATATAGAATGCTTTGAGGACATAGTGACAGATATTGATGGAGAAAGAGGACCTGATTTTCCTTTAGATGTTGAATGTGTTAGAAATGGATTGAAAATCCTAGGAATTAATAATAAGGAATAA
- a CDS encoding lysophospholipid acyltransferase family protein, which translates to MISQFMMKLINVLPDSLIAYLSKKILRSYIDKYADINVQGMEKLSGISGPVLFVSNHLSNSDGLVLNKVLKDKDVIFVAGIKLGKNKLTKLGMHAVKNIPIKPNSADKEAISTVVKTLKSGKNILIFPEGTRSRTASMIEGKSGTYLIAKMAKVPIIPIGLWGTEKLLPISTKDMAMEKFQYAKVNVNIGNAISIPKINEGEDKKEYRKRAMDHIMISIAKLIPKNYRGEFEDKIK; encoded by the coding sequence TTGATATCCCAGTTTATGATGAAATTAATAAATGTTTTACCAGATAGTTTAATTGCATATTTGTCTAAAAAAATTCTACGCAGTTATATTGATAAATATGCTGATATAAATGTACAGGGAATGGAAAAATTAAGCGGAATTAGTGGACCTGTATTATTTGTAAGTAATCATTTAAGTAATTCTGATGGATTAGTTTTAAATAAAGTATTAAAGGATAAAGATGTGATTTTTGTTGCAGGTATAAAATTAGGTAAAAATAAACTCACAAAACTAGGAATGCACGCAGTGAAAAACATACCCATAAAACCAAATTCAGCAGATAAGGAAGCTATTTCAACAGTAGTAAAGACATTAAAGAGCGGAAAAAATATTTTGATATTTCCTGAAGGAACTAGAAGTAGAACAGCCTCAATGATAGAGGGGAAAAGCGGAACGTATCTCATTGCAAAAATGGCAAAAGTTCCAATAATTCCTATAGGTTTATGGGGCACCGAGAAGTTATTACCTATAAGCACAAAAGATATGGCCATGGAAAAATTTCAGTATGCCAAAGTTAATGTAAATATAGGGAACGCTATATCTATTCCCAAAATTAATGAGGGTGAAGATAAGAAAGAGTACAGAAAAAGAGCTATGGATCATATTATGATTAGCATAGCAAAGCTAATTCCTAAGAATTACAGAGGAGAATTTGAAGATAAGATTAAATAA
- the pssA gene encoding CDP-diacylglycerol--serine O-phosphatidyltransferase yields the protein MAKTAIPNIFTFGNLVCGVLSIIMTYENNPLGASIFILLAGLMDRYDGRIARFLQVSSDLGKELDSLADLVSFGVAPSLLMFKLNNFVNLGIIGYILVLLFPISGAYRLARYNSSEFNNVFLGIPITIAGMFIALYSLVTINHNSNIMVSTILLVSLSYLMISKLKFKKV from the coding sequence ATGGCTAAAACAGCTATACCCAACATTTTTACTTTTGGTAACTTAGTATGTGGAGTTTTATCAATAATCATGACTTACGAGAACAATCCTTTAGGAGCAAGTATATTTATTTTATTAGCAGGACTTATGGATAGATACGATGGAAGAATTGCTAGATTTTTACAAGTTTCCAGTGATTTAGGAAAGGAATTGGATTCCTTAGCCGATTTAGTATCTTTTGGAGTAGCTCCTTCTTTATTAATGTTTAAATTAAATAATTTTGTTAACTTAGGTATTATAGGATATATTTTAGTTTTACTTTTTCCAATTTCAGGTGCATATAGACTTGCCCGTTATAATTCTTCAGAATTCAATAATGTTTTTTTAGGAATACCTATAACTATTGCCGGTATGTTTATAGCGTTATATTCTCTAGTTACCATAAATCATAATTCTAATATTATGGTTTCAACAATATTATTGGTTTCTTTATCTTATTTAATGATTAGTAAATTGAAATTTAAAAAGGTATGA
- a CDS encoding DUF4363 family protein produces MFLLLITMSFSYKYLNNICDDLIDTNVKLEKIIEKENWKKGYEVSVDLYKKWDKEYSKLSVFIHHQNIDNINNELLQLTQFVKYKDKVQSLAKIHILKFYLKNILESEKINIQNIF; encoded by the coding sequence ATGTTTTTACTGCTAATTACAATGTCTTTTTCCTATAAATACCTAAATAATATATGTGATGACTTAATTGACACAAATGTTAAATTAGAAAAAATCATAGAAAAAGAAAACTGGAAAAAAGGCTATGAAGTTTCTGTTGACTTATATAAAAAATGGGATAAAGAATACTCTAAGCTTTCAGTTTTCATTCACCATCAAAATATAGATAATATAAACAATGAATTACTACAATTAACCCAGTTTGTAAAGTACAAAGACAAGGTTCAGTCCTTAGCAAAAATTCACATATTAAAATTCTATTTAAAAAATATACTTGAATCTGAAAAAATAAACATACAAAATATATTCTAA
- the sleB gene encoding spore cortex-lytic enzyme, whose product MIVCLISIFLTYSYTYAIVGEYSGIVKTEAYYYGSRADIIYKVQYNLKKWGYFKGEIDGIYGYQTYTAVKSFQSKNGLKADGIIGDRTLAALGLATKAVSSSSSNNTNNQNVDLLARLINGEARGEPYEGQVAVGAVVLNRVRNPEFPSTVAGVIYQPGAFTAIVDGQINAKIEPNSIKAARDALNGWDPSGGAIYYYNPAKTTNKWIWSRPLIKIIGKHRFCR is encoded by the coding sequence ATGATAGTCTGTTTAATTAGTATTTTTCTCACATATTCATACACTTATGCTATTGTAGGAGAATATAGTGGCATAGTGAAAACAGAAGCTTACTATTATGGGTCGAGAGCAGATATAATATATAAGGTTCAATATAATTTAAAGAAATGGGGATATTTTAAAGGAGAAATTGATGGTATATATGGCTATCAAACCTACACTGCGGTTAAATCTTTTCAAAGCAAAAATGGATTGAAGGCAGATGGGATAATAGGGGATAGAACCTTAGCGGCTTTAGGATTAGCAACTAAAGCTGTATCCTCTTCAAGTAGTAATAATACAAATAACCAAAATGTAGATCTTTTAGCAAGGCTTATAAATGGAGAGGCAAGAGGTGAACCCTATGAAGGTCAAGTTGCAGTAGGAGCAGTGGTTTTAAATAGAGTTAGAAATCCAGAATTTCCATCTACTGTTGCAGGGGTTATATATCAGCCAGGAGCATTTACAGCAATTGTAGATGGGCAAATAAATGCCAAAATAGAGCCCAATTCTATAAAAGCCGCAAGAGATGCTTTAAATGGCTGGGATCCTTCTGGTGGGGCTATATACTATTATAATCCCGCTAAAACAACAAACAAATGGATATGGTCAAGGCCTCTTATAAAAATTATTGGAAAGCATAGATTTTGTAGGTAG
- a CDS encoding CBS domain-containing protein → MKIREVMTGEIASVNYEDTVERAAQLMKRYNIGSVPICDGEKVIGIVTDRDIALRSVADGQNVMRQCVREVMSTNPVTISPDMDVHEAARVMSERQIRRLLVVEEGNLIGMISIGDLAVEPKLSDNAGEALSSISEPASHNI, encoded by the coding sequence ATGAAAATAAGAGAAGTAATGACTGGTGAAATAGCTAGTGTAAATTATGAGGATACAGTAGAAAGAGCAGCTCAATTAATGAAAAGGTACAATATAGGTTCAGTTCCAATTTGCGATGGTGAAAAGGTAATTGGTATAGTTACTGACAGGGACATAGCTCTAAGATCAGTTGCTGATGGTCAAAACGTCATGAGACAATGTGTAAGAGAGGTAATGTCAACAAATCCTGTTACCATATCTCCTGATATGGATGTACACGAGGCTGCTAGGGTAATGAGTGAAAGACAAATAAGAAGATTACTAGTTGTGGAAGAAGGAAATTTAATTGGAATGATATCCATTGGAGATTTAGCAGTAGAGCCAAAGCTTTCGGATAATGCAGGAGAGGCTTTAAGCAGTATTTCTGAACCAGCATCACATAACATTTAG
- a CDS encoding DUF421 domain-containing protein, translating into MFILIFRTIILYSVSMLALRLMGKRQIGELEPFELAIAIMISELASMPMQDTRIPIINGIIPVITLLIVQILVSIGQIKSEKIRILISGKPSILIDNGKINIYELKNQRININDLMEELRLKGYYDIGDIKFAILETSGQLSLMPNSSLNPVTKKDLNLNTPQDKLPITLIIDGKLNHKNLKISSKNMDWLNSQLKNNNISSVSDIFLGVLDSKTTFTFN; encoded by the coding sequence ATGTTTATTCTTATTTTTAGAACTATAATACTTTATTCAGTTTCTATGCTTGCCTTAAGACTTATGGGTAAGCGTCAAATTGGAGAGCTTGAACCCTTTGAACTTGCAATAGCTATAATGATTTCCGAACTTGCTTCAATGCCAATGCAAGACACAAGAATTCCCATTATAAACGGCATTATTCCAGTTATTACTTTACTTATAGTACAAATTCTTGTATCTATAGGTCAAATAAAAAGCGAGAAAATTAGGATTTTAATTTCAGGTAAACCAAGCATATTAATTGATAATGGCAAAATTAATATTTATGAACTTAAAAATCAGAGAATAAATATCAACGATCTTATGGAAGAACTAAGATTAAAGGGATATTACGATATTGGAGACATTAAATTTGCAATACTAGAAACTAGTGGCCAATTATCTTTAATGCCTAATTCCTCTTTAAATCCTGTTACAAAAAAGGATTTAAATTTAAACACTCCCCAAGATAAACTGCCAATTACTCTTATAATTGATGGAAAACTAAATCATAAAAATTTAAAAATATCAAGCAAGAACATGGATTGGCTAAATTCGCAGCTTAAAAACAATAATATATCTTCAGTTAGTGATATCTTTCTTGGAGTTTTAGATTCAAAAACAACTTTTACTTTCAATTAA
- a CDS encoding LemA family protein, producing MNKSLKKLLIVLAVILIIILPLVTTYNKLVTLEQNVEQTQSEIDKQLQRRMDLIPNIVETVKGYATQEKEIYTNIAEARAKLSGANTITEKANADNQLSSALSRLLVVVENYPQLKSDANFRDLTVSLEGTENRITIARGDYNEAVKSYNVAIRRFPSSIVAGVFGFDKKDYYKAENGAKEVPKVDFSNLK from the coding sequence ATGAATAAATCATTGAAAAAATTATTAATTGTTTTGGCTGTTATATTAATCATAATACTGCCTTTAGTAACTACTTATAATAAATTAGTTACTTTAGAGCAAAATGTAGAACAGACACAAAGCGAAATAGACAAACAACTTCAAAGAAGAATGGATTTAATCCCCAATATTGTGGAGACAGTAAAAGGCTATGCCACACAAGAAAAAGAAATATATACAAATATAGCGGAAGCTAGAGCAAAATTATCAGGAGCTAATACAATTACAGAAAAAGCAAATGCTGACAATCAATTATCCTCAGCACTGTCAAGGCTTTTAGTGGTTGTAGAAAATTATCCTCAATTAAAATCTGATGCGAATTTTAGAGATTTAACAGTTTCTCTTGAAGGCACTGAAAACAGGATAACAATAGCAAGAGGGGACTATAATGAGGCAGTAAAAAGTTACAATGTAGCTATAAGAAGATTTCCAAGTTCTATAGTTGCAGGAGTATTTGGTTTTGATAAAAAAGATTATTATAAAGCAGAAAATGGTGCAAAAGAAGTGCCAAAAGTTGATTTTTCAAATTTAAAATAA
- a CDS encoding NADP-dependent malic enzyme, whose product MNKQEEAIKVHKELKGKLEIKSKMPLKTMDDLSVAYTPGVAAPCVEISKDKEKVYDYTIKGNTVAVVTNGTAVLGLGNIGPEAGLPVMEGKSLLFKEFGGVNAIPICLDTKDPDEVIKAVKLIAPTFGGINLEDIKAPECFYIENTLKKELDIPVFHDDQHGTAVVVLAGLYNALKIVNKKIEDISVVINGSGAAGIAICKLLMKAGVKDVVMCDTKGAIVEGDPRLNDSKKEIAKMTNRNLEKGTLKDVVKNKDVFVGVSAPGVLTKEMVKTMNKDSMIFAMANPTPEIMPEEAREAGARVIATGRSDFPNQINNVLVFPGIFKGALEVRAREINDEMKLAAARAIASLVEEDRLNEEYIIPDAFNKNVSESVSNEVKRIAREMGVARI is encoded by the coding sequence ATGAATAAACAGGAAGAAGCTATTAAGGTACACAAAGAATTAAAAGGAAAACTAGAAATAAAAAGTAAAATGCCATTAAAAACTATGGATGATTTATCTGTGGCATATACACCTGGAGTTGCTGCACCATGTGTAGAAATATCTAAAGACAAAGAAAAAGTATATGATTATACAATAAAAGGCAATACAGTAGCTGTTGTAACTAATGGTACTGCTGTATTAGGTCTTGGAAACATAGGACCAGAAGCAGGACTTCCAGTAATGGAAGGAAAATCTCTTTTGTTTAAAGAATTTGGTGGAGTAAATGCAATTCCAATATGTTTAGATACTAAAGATCCAGATGAGGTTATAAAGGCAGTTAAATTAATTGCACCTACTTTTGGCGGTATAAATCTTGAGGATATAAAAGCTCCAGAATGTTTTTATATAGAAAACACTTTAAAGAAAGAGTTAGACATACCTGTATTTCATGATGATCAACATGGAACCGCAGTAGTAGTTCTTGCAGGTCTTTATAATGCATTAAAAATTGTAAATAAAAAAATTGAAGATATTTCTGTTGTCATAAATGGATCAGGTGCAGCAGGAATTGCTATATGTAAGCTTCTTATGAAAGCTGGAGTTAAAGATGTTGTAATGTGTGATACTAAAGGAGCTATAGTAGAAGGGGATCCAAGATTAAATGACTCTAAAAAAGAAATTGCTAAAATGACAAATAGAAATCTTGAAAAGGGTACTTTGAAGGATGTAGTAAAAAATAAGGATGTTTTTGTTGGAGTTTCAGCTCCAGGAGTTTTAACAAAAGAAATGGTAAAAACTATGAATAAGGATTCCATGATATTTGCTATGGCAAATCCTACTCCTGAAATTATGCCAGAAGAAGCTAGAGAGGCAGGCGCTAGAGTCATAGCAACTGGAAGATCAGATTTTCCAAACCAGATAAACAATGTGCTTGTATTTCCAGGAATATTCAAAGGTGCTTTGGAAGTTAGAGCAAGAGAGATAAATGATGAAATGAAATTAGCAGCAGCTAGAGCTATAGCAAGTCTTGTTGAGGAAGATAGATTAAATGAAGAGTATATAATACCAGATGCATTTAATAAAAATGTATCTGAATCTGTATCAAATGAAGTAAAGAGAATAGCTAGAGAAATGGGAGTTGCAAGAATTTAA
- a CDS encoding YgcG family protein — MKKFKNLNKVFTLKILTIVMLCFCFFMTRQYAMAKGQYPNPTELKYVNDYADMIDENTKENLVSTGKELEDKTGAQLVVVTIKSLGDENIEDYANKLFRKWGIGEKNKDNGLLILISKEDRKWKVEVGTGLEGAITDIYSSRVMNDEYVKEARKENYSEGIKRCYGIFTQSIAKEYSVKIESSNKVDLEPKTEPVKNKPKLVASGFIMLLILIDIFFNKGRMLKLFFYSSLFNRGRGPFDDDHFGGGSSGGFGGGSSSGGGSSGSW; from the coding sequence ATGAAAAAATTTAAAAATTTGAATAAAGTTTTTACCTTAAAAATCTTAACCATAGTGATGCTGTGCTTTTGCTTTTTTATGACAAGGCAATATGCTATGGCTAAAGGTCAGTATCCTAATCCTACTGAATTAAAATATGTTAATGATTACGCTGATATGATAGATGAGAATACTAAGGAGAATTTAGTATCTACAGGAAAAGAGCTTGAAGATAAAACCGGAGCTCAATTAGTTGTGGTTACCATAAAATCCTTAGGTGATGAGAACATTGAAGATTACGCAAATAAGCTATTTAGGAAATGGGGTATTGGAGAAAAAAATAAAGATAATGGTCTTCTGATTTTAATATCAAAAGAAGATAGAAAATGGAAGGTTGAAGTTGGAACTGGGTTAGAAGGAGCAATAACGGATATATATTCAAGTAGAGTTATGAATGATGAATATGTAAAAGAAGCCAGAAAAGAAAATTATTCTGAAGGAATAAAACGCTGTTATGGTATCTTTACTCAAAGCATTGCTAAGGAATATTCGGTTAAAATTGAATCTTCTAATAAGGTAGATTTGGAACCTAAAACTGAGCCCGTAAAAAATAAACCAAAACTAGTGGCTTCTGGTTTCATTATGCTATTGATTTTAATTGATATATTTTTTAATAAAGGTAGAATGTTAAAACTTTTCTTTTATAGTTCACTGTTTAATAGAGGCAGAGGACCTTTTGATGATGATCATTTTGGTGGAGGAAGTTCTGGTGGCTTTGGCGGAGGAAGTTCTTCTGGAGGAGGATCTTCTGGTAGCTGGTAA
- the truA gene encoding tRNA pseudouridine(38-40) synthase TruA has translation MRNIKLTIQYDGSKYRGWQKLGDSDNTIQQKIENVLNILTEETIDLIGSGRTDAGVHALNQIANFKTNSKVSTNKILTYCNEFLPKDIVVKDVTEASENFHSRFNVKEKIYTYKICNNQIQDVFTRKYCYHIPSKLNIQNMKLASMLLIGEHDFTAFTALKSKKKSKVRIISSIDIKENNGNISIVFKGNGFLYKMVRIIVGTLIEVGSGNISVNSVTDILKSLDRTKAGSTAPANGLFLTKVIY, from the coding sequence ATGAGAAACATAAAATTAACAATACAATATGACGGAAGCAAATATCGTGGATGGCAAAAGCTTGGAGATTCAGATAATACCATTCAGCAAAAAATAGAAAATGTCTTAAATATCTTAACAGAAGAAACCATAGACTTAATTGGTTCAGGAAGAACAGATGCAGGGGTTCATGCTCTAAACCAAATAGCCAATTTCAAAACTAATTCCAAGGTTTCTACAAACAAAATCTTAACCTACTGCAATGAGTTTCTACCAAAAGACATAGTAGTAAAAGATGTAACTGAAGCAAGTGAAAATTTTCATTCACGTTTTAATGTAAAAGAAAAGATATACACTTACAAAATATGCAACAACCAAATTCAGGACGTTTTCACTAGAAAATACTGCTACCACATTCCATCAAAATTAAATATACAAAATATGAAATTAGCCTCAATGTTATTAATAGGTGAACATGATTTTACCGCATTTACTGCCTTGAAATCAAAGAAAAAATCCAAAGTTCGCATAATTAGTTCTATAGATATTAAAGAGAATAACGGAAATATATCTATAGTTTTTAAAGGCAATGGATTTTTATATAAGATGGTAAGAATAATCGTTGGAACTTTAATTGAAGTTGGTTCAGGAAACATATCTGTAAACAGCGTAACTGATATTCTAAAATCTCTAGATAGAACAAAGGCTGGTTCAACAGC